The Xanthomonas indica genome has a segment encoding these proteins:
- a CDS encoding TonB-dependent receptor: protein MRRLPRPFRASLLAVALAAVPPSLAHAHSAPVDLPAGPLGSALSTFAGQRGIALAFDPALTEGRQAPPLQGQVDDREGLERLLAGSGLRLIARADGSYTLVPAPAGTAALPFAPLRIGAQRTFPYSEGMALDQAYLEGAPKGDGDIATLLRIDPAVQFSETARSSRNMGEIRPADISINGAPFYQNLFLLDGVSFNNDIDPTFDNPNHFADVPSHSQGVAVDTDLLESVTVYDSNVPAAFGNFTGGVVDAQTRKAGDALRGKLWWRMARSAWDEIIVPTGQEQSFAQSASASYQPRYDKAKFGLRLEGRTASGLGLVGTLVRTRSEIPLRGYTAGNLSSSDSNRKTQTRQNSAVTLAADWRGQSGLELGASLAYAPSDDRYFIQNANNAWFDLKSGGPVLSLRANAEHGAWRLRNTLSYSDLESSRRSQVNYWKAWAKSAAYDWGVNNSSFEGSWGNVDQHDRKLGYQLQLDREAFAWGATRHELQAGVSYQRRKANYARLNDHLSYLQPYATTSCTTADGRVDSDSCSLSPVAATSGTLIAGRGQYFRRLTIYRAGEFAVSGDEWAAWLQDDIRIGDLSLRPGLRLDQDDIWDRATLAPRLAASWDLRGDRATVLSAGLNRYYGRNFFSYLLREGRERLGLTKTRSSSRTAWDSVTGTSGGSSNRLADVDIPHTDEWTVGVDQRWAGMEIGLKYVNRDNRDEVLRQSVRSNDASGAYATNVYEYVNKGRSRSAVYTLSVAPQAPLVWGGSTTQAQFAFDYTDSRRNYSDYQSSWNDAADALVLYKGQPTWLYDLPATDFARRWNARLSTQTRRALGPGELLWSNFLRYRAGFRNILQRGSADYQGQTLDVYADVVYPRSFSLDTTLEYSVELPRAQQVYARLEAMNVLNRANPIVGAGSSAYYEAGRSYWLEAGYRF from the coding sequence ATGCGTCGCCTCCCACGTCCCTTCCGCGCCAGCCTGCTGGCCGTCGCCCTTGCCGCCGTGCCACCGTCCCTCGCCCACGCGCACAGCGCCCCGGTCGATCTGCCGGCCGGTCCGCTCGGCAGTGCCCTGAGCACCTTCGCCGGGCAGCGCGGCATCGCGCTGGCGTTCGATCCCGCGCTGACCGAGGGCCGGCAGGCGCCGCCGCTGCAAGGGCAGGTGGATGATCGCGAAGGCCTGGAGCGCCTGCTGGCGGGATCGGGGCTGCGCCTGATCGCGCGCGCCGACGGCAGCTACACCCTGGTGCCGGCCCCGGCCGGCACCGCGGCGCTGCCGTTCGCGCCGCTGCGCATCGGCGCGCAGCGGACGTTTCCGTACTCGGAGGGAATGGCGCTGGACCAGGCTTACCTCGAGGGCGCGCCGAAGGGCGACGGCGACATCGCCACGCTGCTGCGGATCGATCCGGCCGTACAGTTCAGCGAGACCGCGCGCAGTTCGCGCAACATGGGCGAGATCCGTCCCGCCGACATCAGCATCAACGGCGCGCCGTTCTACCAGAACCTGTTCCTGCTGGACGGGGTGAGCTTCAACAACGACATCGATCCGACCTTCGACAACCCCAACCATTTCGCCGACGTGCCCAGCCACTCCCAAGGCGTGGCGGTGGACACCGATCTGCTGGAGAGCGTGACCGTCTACGACAGCAACGTGCCGGCGGCCTTCGGCAACTTCACCGGCGGCGTGGTCGATGCGCAGACCCGCAAGGCCGGCGATGCGCTGCGCGGCAAGCTCTGGTGGCGGATGGCGCGTTCGGCCTGGGACGAGATCATCGTGCCGACGGGCCAGGAGCAGAGCTTCGCGCAGTCGGCCAGCGCGTCCTACCAGCCGCGCTACGACAAGGCCAAGTTCGGCCTGCGCCTGGAAGGGCGGACCGCGTCCGGCCTCGGCCTGGTCGGCACGCTGGTGCGCACGCGCTCGGAGATTCCGCTGCGCGGCTACACCGCCGGCAACCTCAGCAGCAGCGACAGCAACCGCAAGACGCAAACGCGCCAGAACAGCGCGGTCACCCTGGCCGCGGACTGGCGCGGCCAGAGCGGCCTGGAGCTTGGCGCCAGCCTCGCCTATGCGCCCAGCGACGACCGCTACTTCATCCAGAACGCCAACAACGCCTGGTTCGACCTGAAGTCCGGCGGCCCGGTGCTGAGCCTGCGTGCCAATGCCGAGCACGGCGCCTGGCGTTTGCGCAACACGCTCAGCTACAGCGACCTGGAGAGCTCGCGGCGCAGCCAGGTGAACTACTGGAAGGCCTGGGCGAAGTCGGCAGCCTACGACTGGGGCGTCAACAACAGCAGTTTCGAGGGCAGCTGGGGCAACGTCGACCAGCACGATCGCAAGCTCGGCTACCAGCTCCAGCTCGACCGCGAAGCCTTCGCCTGGGGCGCGACCCGCCACGAACTGCAGGCCGGCGTGTCCTACCAGCGGCGCAAGGCGAACTACGCCCGCCTCAACGACCACCTCTCCTACCTGCAACCCTACGCCACGACCAGTTGCACCACCGCCGACGGGCGCGTGGACAGCGACAGCTGTTCGCTGTCGCCGGTGGCGGCCACGTCCGGCACGCTGATCGCCGGCCGCGGACAGTATTTCCGGCGCCTGACGATCTACCGCGCGGGCGAGTTCGCGGTCAGCGGCGACGAATGGGCGGCGTGGCTGCAGGACGACATCCGCATCGGCGACCTCAGCCTGCGTCCGGGCCTGCGCCTGGACCAGGACGATATCTGGGACAGGGCCACGCTGGCGCCGCGCCTGGCCGCCTCGTGGGACCTGCGCGGCGACCGCGCGACGGTGCTCAGTGCCGGCCTCAACCGCTACTACGGGCGCAACTTCTTCAGCTATCTGCTGCGCGAAGGGCGCGAGCGCCTGGGCCTGACCAAGACCCGCAGCAGCAGCCGCACCGCCTGGGACAGCGTCACCGGCACCAGCGGCGGCTCCAGCAACCGCCTGGCCGACGTCGACATTCCCCATACCGACGAATGGACGGTGGGCGTGGACCAGCGCTGGGCAGGCATGGAGATCGGCCTGAAGTACGTCAACCGCGACAACCGCGACGAAGTGCTGCGACAGTCGGTCCGCAGCAACGATGCCAGCGGCGCCTACGCCACGAACGTCTACGAGTATGTCAACAAGGGCCGCAGCCGCAGCGCGGTCTATACCCTGAGCGTGGCGCCGCAGGCGCCGCTGGTGTGGGGCGGCAGCACCACGCAGGCGCAGTTCGCGTTCGACTACACCGACAGCCGGCGCAACTACTCCGATTACCAGTCGAGCTGGAACGACGCCGCGGACGCGCTGGTGCTGTACAAGGGACAGCCGACGTGGCTGTACGACCTGCCGGCCACCGACTTCGCGCGCCGGTGGAACGCACGCCTGTCCACGCAGACCCGGCGTGCGCTGGGACCCGGCGAACTGCTGTGGAGCAATTTCCTGCGCTACCGCGCCGGCTTCCGCAACATCCTGCAGCGCGGCAGCGCCGACTACCAGGGACAGACCCTCGACGTCTATGCCGACGTGGTCTATCCGCGCTCCTTCAGCCTCGATACCACCCTGGAATACAGCGTCGAGCTGCCGCGCGCGCAACAGGTCTACGCGCGGCTGGAGGCGATGAACGTGCTCAACCGGGCCAACCCCATCGTCGGCGCCGGCAGTTCCGCCTACTACGAAGCCGGGCGCAGCTATTGGCTGGAAGCCGGCTACCGCTTCTGA
- a CDS encoding TonB family protein: protein MAFAAATVPSRSTWRHDALPRALAAGIAIGAHLALAWLLFGIATAPPPLPPPQESVRMRLTLLPPAAPPMPVAPKEAPQPRPEHAAAPQARRPPAVQPPPVQRPTARPLPASPPLPQPAADALAHRPGTDPSAATADAPQAVEAAEAAAPSSPPLPPAAQAAGTSDPNWEGKVLARLHQFRRYPRQARNRRQEGVAYVRARLDRQGRVLSATIRHGSGYALLDQEALQTFLRAQPLPRAPDTLPDPVEVDVPVEFFLR, encoded by the coding sequence ATGGCGTTCGCCGCGGCCACCGTCCCTTCCCGCTCGACCTGGCGCCACGATGCCCTGCCGCGTGCGCTCGCGGCCGGCATCGCCATCGGCGCGCATCTGGCGCTGGCGTGGCTGCTGTTCGGCATCGCCACGGCGCCACCGCCGTTGCCGCCGCCACAGGAATCGGTGCGGATGCGCCTGACCCTGCTGCCGCCTGCGGCGCCGCCGATGCCGGTGGCGCCGAAGGAGGCGCCACAACCGCGCCCGGAACACGCGGCGGCGCCGCAGGCGCGGCGACCGCCGGCCGTGCAGCCCCCGCCGGTGCAGCGCCCCACCGCGCGCCCATTGCCGGCATCGCCGCCGCTGCCGCAGCCTGCGGCCGATGCGCTGGCGCACCGCCCCGGCACCGATCCCAGCGCCGCCACTGCCGATGCGCCGCAGGCGGTGGAGGCGGCGGAGGCGGCGGCGCCGTCCTCGCCGCCGCTGCCGCCGGCGGCGCAGGCGGCCGGCACCAGCGACCCGAACTGGGAAGGCAAGGTGCTGGCGCGGCTGCACCAGTTCCGCCGCTACCCGCGGCAGGCGCGCAATCGCCGCCAGGAGGGCGTGGCCTACGTACGTGCGCGGCTCGACCGGCAGGGCCGCGTGCTGTCGGCGACGATCCGCCACGGCAGCGGCTACGCCCTGCTCGACCAGGAGGCCCTGCAGACCTTCCTGCGCGCGCAGCCGCTGCCGCGCGCGCCGGACACGCTGCCGGACCCGGTCGAAGTCGACGTCCCGGTCGAATTCTTCCTGCGCTGA
- the ahcY gene encoding adenosylhomocysteinase, protein MNAALKHFSTEGDYKVADISLADWGRKELDIAEHEMPGLMSIRRQYATAKPLAGVRVTGSLHMTIQTAVLIETLKDIGADVRWASCNIFSTQDHAAAAIAATGTPVFAWKGETLEEYWDCTLDALTFTLPDGTQTGPELVVDDGGDVTLLIHKGYELENGSKWVDEPASSHEEQVIKNLLKRVAVERPGYWTRVVKDWKGVSEETTTGVHRLYQLAEAGTLLIPAINVNDSVTKSKFDNLYGCRESLADGLKRAMDVMLAGKVAVVCGYGDVGKGSAHSLRAYGARVIVTEIDPICALQAAMEGFEVNTVEDTLGQADIYVTTTGNKDIIRIEHLTQMKDQAIVCNIGHFDNEIQVEALYKLPGVQKINIKPQVDKFVLPNGNAIFLLAEGRLVNLGCATGHPSFVMSNSFANQTLAQIDLWQNKDSYEKQVYRLPKKLDEEVARLHLEKIGVKLTKLTDAQAAYLGVPVDGPFKPEHYRY, encoded by the coding sequence ATGAACGCTGCACTCAAGCATTTTTCCACCGAGGGCGACTACAAGGTCGCCGACATTTCCCTGGCCGATTGGGGCCGCAAGGAACTGGACATCGCCGAGCACGAGATGCCGGGCCTGATGTCGATCCGCCGCCAGTACGCCACCGCCAAGCCGCTGGCCGGCGTGCGCGTCACCGGCTCGCTGCACATGACCATCCAGACCGCGGTGCTGATCGAGACGCTGAAGGACATCGGCGCCGACGTGCGCTGGGCCTCGTGCAACATCTTCTCCACCCAGGACCACGCCGCCGCCGCGATCGCCGCCACCGGCACCCCCGTGTTCGCCTGGAAGGGCGAGACCCTGGAGGAATACTGGGACTGCACCCTCGACGCACTGACCTTCACCCTGCCCGACGGCACCCAGACCGGCCCGGAACTGGTGGTGGACGACGGCGGCGACGTGACCCTGCTGATCCACAAGGGCTATGAGCTGGAGAACGGCTCCAAGTGGGTGGACGAACCGGCCTCCTCGCACGAGGAGCAAGTGATCAAGAACCTGCTCAAGCGCGTGGCGGTGGAGCGCCCGGGCTACTGGACCCGCGTGGTCAAGGACTGGAAGGGCGTCTCCGAAGAGACCACCACCGGCGTGCACCGCCTGTACCAGCTGGCCGAGGCCGGCACCCTGCTGATCCCGGCGATCAACGTCAACGATTCGGTGACCAAGAGCAAGTTCGACAACCTGTACGGCTGCCGCGAGTCGCTGGCCGACGGCCTCAAGCGCGCGATGGACGTGATGCTGGCCGGCAAGGTCGCGGTGGTGTGCGGCTACGGCGACGTCGGCAAGGGCTCGGCGCACAGCCTGCGCGCCTACGGTGCCCGCGTCATCGTCACCGAGATCGACCCGATCTGCGCGCTGCAGGCGGCGATGGAAGGCTTCGAGGTCAACACCGTCGAGGACACCCTCGGCCAGGCCGACATCTACGTCACCACCACCGGCAACAAGGACATCATCCGCATCGAGCACCTGACGCAGATGAAGGACCAGGCCATCGTCTGCAACATCGGCCACTTCGACAACGAGATCCAGGTCGAGGCGCTGTACAAGCTGCCGGGCGTGCAGAAGATCAACATCAAGCCGCAGGTGGACAAGTTCGTGCTGCCCAACGGCAACGCGATCTTCCTGCTGGCCGAAGGCCGCCTGGTCAACCTGGGCTGCGCCACCGGCCACCCCAGCTTCGTGATGTCCAACAGCTTCGCCAACCAGACCCTGGCGCAGATCGACCTGTGGCAGAACAAGGACAGCTACGAGAAGCAGGTGTACCGCCTGCCGAAGAAGCTGGACGAGGAAGTGGCGCGCCTGCACCTGGAGAAGATCGGCGTGAAGCTGACCAAGCTCACCGACGCGCAGGCCGCCTACCTCGGCGTGCCGGTCGACGGCCCGTTCAAGCCGGAGCACTACCGCTACTGA
- a CDS encoding cytochrome c peroxidase, with product MRRYCLALLLAGLAAAPQAVPPAPAAAAAEADAALAQCRTRIAASAATIDYACLRRVYAQPIAQWPAPQVADGAQWSELAPLPATAPAPPDNPGTPDKIALGRMLFEDPRLSRSGQIACASCHDRELGWGDGRSVPFGNARQRGRRNAMSVAMAAYAQPLFWDGRARTLEEQALHPIVDRKEMDFDIAALLRRLNRSADYPAQFQRVFGTRRIDAPQLAQALAAYQRSLVPRANRFDRFLEGRRDLLSDQQVWGLHLFRTHARCMNCHSGPALTDNGFHNLGLHFYGRARQDLGRYEVTGDPADSGKFRTPSLRGVGKTGPWMHNGGFADLRGIVNLYNVGMPRPKPRPAQLGDPLFPQPDPLLQPLDLHRSELEAITAFLDTL from the coding sequence GTGCGGCGGTATTGCCTCGCGCTGCTGCTGGCCGGGCTGGCGGCAGCGCCGCAGGCGGTCCCGCCCGCGCCTGCGGCCGCCGCGGCAGAGGCCGATGCGGCGTTGGCGCAGTGCCGCACCCGCATCGCGGCGAGCGCAGCGACGATCGACTATGCCTGCCTGCGCCGGGTGTATGCCCAGCCGATCGCGCAGTGGCCGGCACCGCAGGTGGCCGACGGCGCGCAGTGGAGCGAGCTGGCGCCGCTGCCGGCGACGGCCCCGGCGCCGCCGGACAATCCCGGCACGCCGGACAAGATCGCCTTGGGCCGCATGCTGTTCGAGGACCCGCGCCTGTCGCGCTCCGGGCAGATCGCCTGCGCCAGTTGCCACGACCGCGAACTGGGCTGGGGCGACGGCCGCAGCGTGCCGTTCGGCAACGCCCGCCAGCGCGGGCGGCGCAACGCGATGAGCGTGGCGATGGCGGCCTATGCGCAGCCGCTGTTCTGGGACGGACGCGCGCGCACCCTGGAAGAGCAGGCGTTGCATCCCATCGTCGATCGCAAGGAAATGGATTTCGACATCGCCGCGCTGTTGCGGCGGCTGAACCGCAGTGCGGACTATCCGGCGCAGTTCCAGCGCGTCTTCGGGACGCGGCGCATCGACGCGCCGCAACTCGCGCAGGCGCTGGCGGCGTACCAGCGCAGCCTGGTCCCGCGCGCCAACCGCTTCGACCGCTTCCTGGAGGGGCGCCGCGACCTGCTCAGCGACCAGCAGGTGTGGGGGCTGCATCTGTTCCGCACCCACGCGCGCTGCATGAACTGTCACAGCGGGCCGGCGCTGACCGACAACGGCTTCCACAACCTGGGCCTGCATTTCTACGGCCGCGCGCGGCAGGACCTGGGCCGCTACGAGGTCACCGGCGATCCCGCCGACAGCGGCAAGTTCCGCACGCCCTCGCTGCGCGGTGTCGGCAAGACCGGGCCGTGGATGCACAACGGCGGGTTCGCCGACTTGCGCGGTATCGTCAACCTGTACAACGTCGGCATGCCGCGGCCCAAGCCCAGGCCGGCGCAGTTGGGCGACCCCCTGTTCCCGCAGCCGGACCCGTTGCTGCAACCGCTGGACCTGCACCGGAGCGAGCTGGAGGCGATCACCGCGTTCCTGGATACCTTGTAG
- a CDS encoding FecR domain-containing protein, giving the protein MRPEPADAGLDPRVLEQAVEWLVRLGDDAAGEAEHAACARWRAQHPDHARAWARVERLHDLIAAVPATLARPVLDRPSRGGRRAAIKSVGALLLLAPGAWLGWQWLGRSPAGATLQTAVGERRRLRLDDASLLELDTDTALQVAFGAQQRLLRLRHGRILVTTAADPQRPARAFRVTTADGALQALGTRFEVRADAGGTRVAVLEGAVLAQPGAAARPCRVPAGQALRFDRRHCGALRAIAPGAAAWTRGMLVADAWPLAELLRELGRYRRGVLRCDPAIAGLRVSGAFPVDDPERSLALLEATYPVRVRRQADGWWTTLAPRERVPTQPR; this is encoded by the coding sequence ATGCGCCCTGAGCCGGCGGACGCGGGGCTGGATCCGCGTGTCCTGGAGCAGGCGGTGGAGTGGCTGGTCCGGCTGGGCGACGACGCGGCCGGCGAGGCCGAGCACGCCGCATGCGCGCGCTGGCGGGCGCAGCACCCCGATCACGCCCGTGCCTGGGCGCGCGTGGAGCGCCTGCACGACCTGATCGCGGCGGTACCGGCGACGCTGGCGCGGCCGGTGCTGGACCGCCCGTCGCGTGGCGGGCGCCGCGCGGCGATCAAGTCGGTGGGCGCGTTGCTGCTGCTGGCGCCCGGCGCGTGGCTGGGCTGGCAGTGGCTGGGCCGGTCGCCGGCCGGCGCGACGCTGCAGACGGCGGTCGGCGAACGCCGGCGGCTGCGCCTGGACGATGCGAGCCTGCTCGAGCTGGACACGGACACCGCGCTGCAGGTGGCCTTCGGTGCGCAGCAGCGCCTGCTCCGCCTGCGCCACGGAAGGATCCTGGTGACGACCGCGGCCGACCCGCAGCGCCCCGCCCGCGCATTCCGGGTGACCACCGCCGATGGCGCGCTGCAGGCGCTGGGCACGCGCTTCGAGGTGCGCGCCGATGCCGGCGGCACGCGCGTGGCGGTGCTGGAGGGCGCGGTGCTGGCGCAGCCGGGCGCGGCGGCGCGTCCTTGCCGGGTGCCGGCCGGGCAGGCGCTGCGTTTCGATCGCCGCCACTGCGGCGCGCTGCGGGCCATCGCGCCGGGAGCCGCCGCCTGGACGCGCGGCATGCTGGTCGCCGATGCGTGGCCGCTGGCGGAGCTGTTGCGCGAACTGGGCCGCTACCGCCGCGGCGTGCTGCGCTGCGATCCGGCGATCGCCGGGCTGCGGGTGTCCGGCGCGTTCCCGGTGGACGATCCCGAGCGCAGCCTGGCGCTGCTGGAAGCGACCTATCCGGTGCGCGTGCGGCGGCAGGCGGACGGCTGGTGGACCACGCTGGCGCCGCGCGAGCGCGTGCCTACGCAACCGCGCTGA
- a CDS encoding sigma-70 family RNA polymerase sigma factor: protein MLLHRDSLGQLYRDHQPWLQRWLAGRLGCRDVAADLAQDTFARLLSGRDLACLHEPRAYLTTVAKGLMANWCRRQSLERAYLQRLAALPESAMPSAEQQALVREALEAIDAMLDGLPAQARRVFLLSQFDGLGYAEIASRLGVSLSTVKRHMKRALLGCLLHAP from the coding sequence ATGCTTCTCCATCGGGATTCGCTCGGTCAGCTCTACCGTGATCATCAGCCCTGGCTGCAGCGCTGGCTTGCCGGGCGTCTGGGCTGCCGCGACGTCGCCGCCGATCTGGCGCAGGACACCTTCGCGCGCCTGCTCAGCGGACGCGACCTTGCTTGCCTGCACGAGCCGCGCGCCTATCTGACCACCGTCGCCAAGGGCCTGATGGCCAACTGGTGCCGGCGGCAATCCTTGGAGCGCGCCTACCTGCAACGGCTGGCGGCGCTGCCGGAGTCAGCGATGCCGTCGGCCGAACAGCAGGCGCTGGTGCGCGAGGCGCTGGAGGCGATCGATGCGATGCTCGACGGCCTGCCCGCGCAGGCGCGCCGGGTGTTCCTGCTGTCGCAGTTCGACGGGCTCGGTTACGCCGAGATCGCCAGCCGGCTGGGGGTGTCGCTCAGCACGGTCAAGCGGCACATGAAGCGCGCCCTGCTCGGTTGCCTGCTGCATGCGCCCTGA